A window of the Bacillus sp. A301a_S52 genome harbors these coding sequences:
- a CDS encoding AAA family ATPase gives MKIKQIYIYGFGKWVNKQFDLSDNEINILFGYNESGKSTLMAFINAILFGFPSKRESQYRPRETDKYGGMITIDTVSYNGIKIERVGGRTNKGSLSVRYPDGRTGNEEDLHKLLKGMDLATFKGIFHFDLDGLQGMKDLNPDDLNHYLYDAGMVGASSLNYLDKSLQQASGKLFKPRGQKTDLNILAEKLNNTQQEIKEWETKLDNYEQLQTTKHELELELAHLEREEKKLHVDIRYYEYYKTLEPIVKEWNALTVEQQGNIEEIKFPEDGLSRLEQIYDKLEEKEALMSYEDDKITELTDKLQTLTETAISADIKRKMTSAVNKWPLQEKIMEDLKVSRHTEQELLKQRQQIEDEWKLPRTFFNSAHVTNYHLEKFNLLKNRWQTLLTTEDHLTEERRRIRREKEIAEEQKKSEHKHLLAPEEVKELERLTSSESEKKLHEQEYNMLSKQREWLEKEWNRAKRAGQTKKIMLMTLTGLYVVGTIVGYVNSNWIITLALLLLVITGGSLTWSIGKTSREQIKRMLKDLEAHDRKMGTLNSLYHDISEEAYHYAEQRLALHNEKVVNVNTMNQNVAFLNTQLQQCENDWQALQEKWEVFNTELDEWCKITKMPPNRDLLFYAHLIEALKEWKRLTKDYETVKENLRRLNKEVSDYETTTEWLVTNYVSQECDRTIDKQVKALTDFIEKEKEAEKNRSQVHDKLSVHEDLMSKIQKEREQISNTLTNLFALAQVTNEEAFRRKAHEHEQRKAEMTRRNQLWLQIVTLVPSEKNRSVLLDDIINQDIDIHEKQRKLQERVSELEKKKKGIMTELSSITLTLKELEESGTYEDKRQTFIALKGEFNHLVKEWAVIQTAQYMIHKVKNIHETERQPKVVKTACKLFKRLTEGRYTQLFAPLGEERFIVEREDGQRFDPSELSRGTGELLYLSLRFALALEDVMETCSPLFMDETFVNMDTPRRHQLISLLKEISNERQILFFTCHEHLNHEWQRAFKDVEVHSLHH, from the coding sequence ATGAAGATTAAACAGATCTATATATATGGCTTCGGTAAGTGGGTTAACAAACAATTTGATCTAAGTGATAATGAAATTAATATATTATTTGGATATAATGAATCAGGAAAATCAACATTGATGGCTTTCATAAATGCTATTCTTTTCGGTTTTCCTTCCAAACGTGAAAGTCAGTATCGGCCGAGAGAAACAGATAAGTATGGTGGCATGATCACTATTGACACTGTTTCCTATAACGGAATAAAGATAGAAAGAGTTGGGGGAAGGACGAACAAGGGAAGCCTTTCAGTTCGTTATCCCGATGGAAGGACAGGTAATGAAGAAGATTTACATAAACTTCTGAAAGGGATGGATTTAGCGACATTCAAAGGGATTTTTCATTTTGATTTAGATGGTCTTCAAGGTATGAAGGATTTAAATCCTGATGACTTAAATCATTATCTGTATGATGCAGGAATGGTAGGAGCATCGTCACTTAATTATTTGGATAAATCGTTACAGCAAGCATCGGGCAAGCTCTTTAAGCCTAGGGGGCAAAAAACAGACTTAAACATCCTTGCAGAAAAACTCAATAACACCCAGCAAGAGATAAAAGAATGGGAGACTAAACTGGATAACTATGAACAGTTACAGACAACTAAACACGAGTTAGAGTTAGAGCTTGCTCATTTGGAACGTGAGGAGAAAAAGCTTCATGTAGACATCCGATATTATGAGTATTATAAAACATTGGAACCAATTGTAAAAGAATGGAACGCACTTACAGTTGAACAGCAAGGAAATATTGAGGAAATAAAGTTCCCGGAAGATGGTCTTAGCAGGCTCGAGCAAATTTACGATAAATTAGAAGAAAAAGAAGCATTAATGTCTTATGAAGATGATAAAATAACAGAATTAACAGATAAACTCCAAACTTTAACAGAAACAGCTATATCTGCTGACATAAAGCGTAAGATGACATCAGCCGTCAATAAGTGGCCGTTGCAGGAAAAAATAATGGAAGATCTCAAGGTCTCTCGACACACTGAACAAGAGTTACTCAAACAACGTCAACAAATTGAAGATGAATGGAAGCTCCCACGAACGTTTTTTAACTCTGCACATGTGACGAATTATCATTTAGAAAAATTCAACCTGTTGAAGAACCGATGGCAGACACTTCTTACGACAGAAGATCATTTAACGGAAGAAAGACGAAGGATACGACGAGAAAAAGAGATTGCAGAAGAACAAAAAAAGAGTGAGCATAAGCATCTACTAGCTCCTGAAGAAGTAAAAGAACTTGAAAGATTAACTTCTTCAGAAAGTGAGAAAAAGCTGCACGAACAAGAATATAACATGCTTTCAAAACAAAGGGAATGGTTGGAAAAAGAGTGGAACAGAGCAAAAAGAGCGGGACAGACAAAAAAAATAATGCTCATGACCTTAACAGGATTATATGTAGTTGGAACAATAGTCGGATATGTCAATTCTAATTGGATCATCACACTGGCTTTACTGCTTCTAGTTATAACAGGCGGCAGTTTAACATGGTCTATTGGGAAGACATCACGTGAGCAGATAAAACGGATGCTCAAAGATTTAGAAGCACATGATCGAAAAATGGGGACACTCAACAGCCTTTATCATGACATTTCAGAAGAAGCTTATCATTATGCTGAACAACGTTTAGCCCTTCATAATGAGAAAGTTGTAAATGTTAACACAATGAATCAAAACGTTGCGTTTCTCAATACCCAATTACAGCAATGTGAAAATGATTGGCAAGCGTTACAGGAAAAGTGGGAAGTATTTAATACAGAGTTGGACGAGTGGTGTAAAATCACTAAGATGCCGCCTAATCGTGATTTACTGTTTTATGCTCACCTTATTGAAGCATTGAAGGAATGGAAAAGGCTCACAAAAGACTATGAAACTGTTAAAGAAAATCTGCGGAGGTTAAATAAAGAAGTGTCAGACTATGAAACGACAACTGAGTGGTTAGTGACTAACTATGTTAGTCAGGAGTGTGACAGGACTATTGATAAGCAGGTCAAAGCGTTGACAGATTTTATAGAAAAGGAAAAGGAGGCTGAAAAGAATAGAAGTCAAGTACATGATAAACTCTCCGTTCACGAAGATTTAATGTCAAAAATACAAAAAGAACGTGAACAGATATCAAACACGTTAACAAATCTTTTTGCTCTTGCTCAAGTTACAAATGAAGAAGCATTTAGAAGAAAAGCACATGAACATGAACAACGAAAAGCTGAAATGACGCGTAGGAATCAGCTTTGGCTACAAATTGTTACCCTAGTTCCAAGTGAGAAGAATAGATCAGTTTTGCTTGATGATATCATTAACCAAGACATCGATATTCATGAAAAGCAAAGAAAGCTTCAAGAAAGAGTATCAGAACTTGAAAAGAAGAAAAAAGGTATCATGACTGAACTATCCTCTATCACATTAACATTGAAAGAATTAGAAGAAAGCGGTACTTACGAAGATAAACGACAAACATTTATAGCCTTAAAGGGCGAATTTAATCATTTGGTGAAAGAATGGGCCGTGATTCAAACGGCACAGTACATGATTCACAAAGTGAAAAATATCCATGAAACAGAACGACAACCAAAAGTTGTTAAGACAGCTTGCAAACTATTTAAACGCTTGACTGAGGGGCGTTATACACAGTTATTTGCACCATTAGGAGAAGAACGCTTCATCGTAGAAAGAGAAGACGGTCAACGCTTTGACCCTTCTGAACTTAGT